The Dunckerocampus dactyliophorus isolate RoL2022-P2 chromosome 14, RoL_Ddac_1.1, whole genome shotgun sequence genome includes the window cGTTGTCTCATGTCCCCGccgtgatcccgtagcctgcttattgtcaacaaagaataataggagcgtaaaggtaactatagtgatgttacttcatgtctacagggctctaatttaGTTAAAAATcatctttaaaaagtcataGCTTGAACactaaaaatattcaatttaattatataataaGAGGTGTGTGATAATTATCGGGCTGATACGAGGGAATTGACGTTATACCGATAAATctgattcttcttcttttcctttgggGTTGCCACAACGAATCAACTGCCTCCATCTAAggctgtcttctgcatccttttctctcacaccaactaccttcatgtcctctttcactacatccactacatcctctaacatgtgctgccctctgatgtactcattcctgatcctatccttcctggtcactcccagagagaacctcagcatcttcacctctgctacctccagctctgtctcctgtcttctcctcatggacactgtctctagaccaaacaccaccacagttttgtacacttttcctttcattttagctgaaactcttctatcacacatcacacctgacacttttctccacccgtaccatcctgcctgtacacactttttccacctcttttccacactctccattggtgtggactgttgaccctaagtacttcaaatcctccaccttcttgatgtcttctccctgtaagctcactcttccacttgggtcctctcattcacacacatgtactctgtcttactgcgctaaccttcattcctctcctttccagggcaaacctccacctctctagcttctcctccacctgttccctgctctcactgcagatcacaatgtcatctgcaaacatcatagtccatggagattcctgtctaacctcgtctgtcagtctgtccaccACCATAGccaacaagaaggggctcagagctgatccctgatgcagtcccacctccaccttgaactcctctgtcacacctacagcacacctcaccactgtcttccagtcctcatacatgtcctgcaccgctctaacatacttctctgccactccagacttcctcacaCAATAGCACacttcctctctgggcaccctgtcataagctttctccacatcgacaaaaacacaatgcagctccgtctggccttctctgtacttctctatcaacatcctcacaGCAAATACTGcgtctgtagtactcttttttgggcatgaaaccatactgctgctcataCCGCTAAATCTgattaaacattaaaaatagctccggtatctaaatagtttaaaaaaacgctccagTGAGGCAAATCTGTATTGTGCAGGGGAGTGAATCAAGCGGTCCTTTGTCCTCCTGTTCGGTCTGTCGTAACGTCCTGATCTCGCTTGCTAAcgttcactttaagaggaaggttCTACCAAACGCTCCACGATGAGTGGGGGGGGAACATCTAGCACACAAAAACCCTATCAGCCACCTAAAACGTTTGAAAAATGCAAACGGTTTGCCAGAGATATCCGTGGCctcacactggctgctcggagcCTGTGTCCAAATATAGTGCGCTtggctgggccacagcaggtgcaaccctaacccccccccccccccccaaaattgttgaaaaataacaATTGTCTGGTACCAATTAACGAGGGACTTGTACATTTAGTTATGTGGGATTCAAGAGCACGTATTAATAAATGTGATCGGGTTCCAAGTCAGTACAGGAGACAGTCGGCATTTGGAGTTGAGACTTTATTGAAAAGTTAGCAAACACAAAAGGACCTCCACGTAGAAGAAGGTGACTTACACTTAACTCTTCTTTGAgatttcatagtttggctgttGAGAACTCCCAACGCGTTTGCTCGCTCGGTCGGCCAAGATGAACCCAAAAACTGCCGAGTTGAAGGTTCTGATGGCGGACGGGTCGCAGAGCTTCAGCTCGCcctagtgtgtgtttgtgtgtgagcggAAGGAGGGAAGGATTTATTTGGACAGCAAAGGAAGCCTGGTGTATTTTTAAAACTGAGGAATATCAGATGTAGTGACACCACTGGACTATTCGATGATTATGGCAGTGCTGGACAGGAACATGAGATTAcgtttaagatataaataatacaaagaaAAGCACCGGCGTGACGCAGTGCTCAGAGTTTGTCGCTGTAGCCTTTGAACCCGATCTCTTCCAGATGTCCCCCGCTTGCTGGTTGGGAAATAACGTTAAGGCCAAATTTGCTTCTGATATTCCGGAGTTCCTTAGTGTGGGAGGAAAGCGCTTTAGGCTTCCAGTTCCAAGCCCAGACCCAGCTTGTGGCCTCCGGCGTTGATGTTCTTCCCGTCCACCAGGCCAGCCAGGGTGAGTTTCACACCTGTGCAGGTAGAGGAGCTGACGTTAGGCACCACTACACcacccactcacacacacaccctgtgcTGGCCTCTCATTAGCACCACACGGCTGTAGGCGACCACCCGATGTGGTTTTGTCGAGTAGCTTCATAAGACCACCTTATggaggcggaagtgagaagtcgtacaatcaagtcaaaataagagaaatCGGTTGTAATCGAAGGagaaaaagtcgtcattttatgAGGAATATGCGGACaaatagtagcataaagttgaactattaaacgttttttttaagtcgtgatatgaaaaaaaatgaacaaagatgtcatttttggaaaattcagtTGAGGAAAAAGCTATGAgaatgaaatgtaaatattacgggaataaagttttaCAAGAGAACATTTCTGAAGAATATCGGAGACggctgttgaaatatttggggggaaaaaaaacagcaaaaatgtaaaaagtggagCAGACGTTGGTAAAAAGCTTTGACCTTCATgacgaagctgagatgcacgTATGAACTTCTTAGCGTATCTTCACATGAGCTCTATGAGGTGTCTCCAATGTCTCCAAGTGTAAAAGCATGTGTTTGAAGGGTGTGAGAGAAGGAAGTGTCGTCAAAGGTAAAAGTTTGATGAGGTCACCTGGTCTAAGAGTCTGGGTGTATCCGATCCCCACCAGGCTGTTGTTGTTCACCTTTGCCTGCAAAAGAAGACGCGTTGAAGCCGTCTTGCAGGTGAAATGTTCCGCACGCCGCTCTTCCTGCGATGCGAGTAACTTACGCTAACGGAGGCGTCCTTGTCCAGCTGGTATTTAGCGGCGATGCCAAAGCGTGTGCTGTTGCTGCCAGCGGTCCACGCCAGGTTGACCGCAGTCTCCAGCTTGTCGCTGACCTTCTGGTAGATGGAACCTCCAAACTCCGCGCCGTCGTTGCTTTACGGACAGCGGGAACATCAGTGAGATGAACTCCTGACCGAGACGTCGCACGTTAGCGTACTCACACGTTAGTATGCAGCTGGAAGTCTCCCGTCTTGTAACCGATGGCAAAGTTGTTCTGCGTCATCTTGGACTTGGCGGTGTCAAAGGTCATCTGGTACCCGGCCAGCCAGCCCTCGTAGCCCACCACGCCCGCTCCGTGGATGGTGGGGCCGGCGAAATCGAAGTCCACGTCGCAGCCCAGGTTGACGTACTCGCGCTTGTAGGCGGTCTTGACCTTGCCGCTCTTCTTGCTGTGGGGCCGCACGGGTGACGCCGCGTTCATACGGACAGGaaatcacacacaaaacacgACCAACGCATCAGCATCGCTCCATCATCACACTCTTCCATGGCTTCACACGCCACATCCGCCTTAACCCGGCACATGCTGGCTTTTCCCATTCTTAGCATGACTCCTGAGTGCACCGCCCACCTCCACATGCATCCTATGGCCTTCAACGCATCACAGCTTCTCttgtgtacaaaaaaacaacatgtgaAATCTTTTACCCTCAGCAACTCACGTCTTCTACATGTGGAATGGGGCAGCACGGGGGCACAGTCTCAAAATCACAATTTACAAGGAAAACttacaaaataacattaaaaaaaattcaaaagcaaaaatggaatgtCGTGATATTctgggaagaaaatttacgataagtaaaaattgttggaaaattaaaacaaacatgacagaaatggacagctgtaattttataataataatcttgctatatgatatacatatatatgatatacacatacacacacacaccacctgcctatagcggccacttttgccgtctccctttagtggccactatagacaggtttgactgtgtgtgtgtgtgtgtgtgtgtgtgtatatatatatataaaatcaatCATATCAATGAGATATGAGATGAAATAATGTCATTCTAGAAaacgtcatttttggaaaatgaggttggcaaaaagttattttatggacatagtcaaaatattatgaaaagaagatttacaaagatgatttaagaaggttgaaatattaaaaaaaaacaaaaaaacagcaaaaatagggaGTAAGAGTAAAGGTGTAAGGTTGTATTactacagcaatccctcgttatATCACCGTTTAATcactccctcactacatcgcagttcttcaaaaaaatcctgacTAAATGATGGTTGCCTATGCCGGCTATTAGTCCAAAAAGGTCCaagcgatatgtagtattgttgCCACGAGGCATCAGATATTATTAGatgacatgacctttcacacagCATGGAGACTGGCgaccgagccgacatgccatggaaAGAAATACCAAATGAAAACAAGGTTTTcttctcattccgtgtggaaatggtacagttttggcttctttgtccttacCCAcgctgtttgaaacactttcttatgtTTAGAATAATTAAGTGGTTATcttgttatgtccctgcagtgatcctgcaTCCCACTCAATGTGACTTAAAGGATAGGAGGGTTAGGggatgggggtgttatttcatgtctacagggctctagtaatgttaaccACCATGAAGGAGGGATTGCTGTAAAAGACTATGCAGCATTGTTAGTTTCTAACTTGGCGTATGCaagtggacacccctgctgtagactaAGAAGcatgtcactatgtattctttacttgcgtatcttgcttgctgctgtaacaagtgaatttccctgctgtgggattaataaagtacaatacaatgaaAGACGGCATTACCATACCCCGTATTTGGTGAGAAGGTTGTGTCAAAGGTTAACTTCAGTCCCTTGGCAATCTGTGAGGACCCATGAAGACCAAATGAGATGGTGCGTCATGAATATGATGAGTCTGCTTTAGTGCGTGCGTGCCGTCCTTGCCTGATCTTCGATGGTGATTTCTGTTCCCAGGGTGTTGTCGGTGTTCCACTTCTCAGTGAAGGTCAGGCCATACTCGGCCCGCTTGTATTTGGTTTCCAGGCTGCCTACGACCTTGCTGGTGTCTGTGTTGGAGGAACCCGATGTCTTGAATTCCTGCCAGAGAAAAGTCCCATGAAATTGCAGGAGAAAAACACCAACATGTACATCGCAAGGCTTGCTAGGGCGCGTCTGTCATCAGcaggtttgcttttttttagggTAGCAAAGATATGCAGAATGACATCACTGATGAGCACAATGCATCCCACACAGCACCACCCCCAGTTGTTTGGGCTTTGAATGCCACTCCATCTATGACGTGCCATTACGTATCTAGCTAGCCTAgctagcaacaacaacaaaacaaagtacagtggaacatcaTTCATTGCTTGCACGTTTACTTGTGACGTGAGGACAATAATCAAGGAACCTATGGCAGTTTGACAAGGTTTTCCTCAATGTGTGCAACATTTCAGATGGTTCATTTTGGTGGTCGTGGCGAGGAccaaacaacagtaaaaaatgAAGGAGCTTGTACGGCACTTCCTTTCATATTGCCCAAACAGCCCGCCTTCCTTTTTTAATTGATGTGGACATGACTACCCCCCTGCTTTTGCCAAGACACGCAGCCGATACGATGTTGACATAACCTGCCTGATTCTTCATACAAATGACCCCGTTTGGAGGTCAATGACGAGGCACTTTTTACTCAAGCTCACAACACTGCCACAGTCACAATAACAGACAGGAAGGATGGCGAAGTGTTGCAGAGGCGACTTACAATACTTTGTATCCAAGTAGTCCACAAATGTGCACTACACGGGTTACGATACAATGTAAAaccacatttattttaaaaaccaaCATTACCATTCCATTctacggttacatttgttccgatgtgtaaaagagcacattatACCCGCATGCACTAAGTAAGGCCACAGGAAACATTCAGGCACAAATGTacgacaaaaataaatacattttactaAATAATTAGTCTGATTtgatgtaaaattacagcaattttggaaatatgggccattattttatttttaaaaataatatacagttagaaatcccacagttcttgcatgtttatgttgctaACCTGTCCCACATTGttggacggtccttgaacgcaccatgtcACTTtgtcccacactgcacagatagactactatactgtatttgtacactttttctttcacctcatgtttgctcccaaatgctgatactatgtgggaacgcATGAAGGTAAGATGTGAGGTCCTTCTGTGTGCTAGTGTGCATATttgtccaggctggtactggtggatggtggctctggatTCATGTGGCgcttttaatttgacatttgacacaatacatcataaataagatcaattataaagc containing:
- the vdac2 gene encoding voltage-dependent anion-selective channel protein 2; translated protein: MAVPPSYADLGKSAKDIFNKGYGFGLVKLDVKTKSASGVEFKTSGSSNTDTSKVVGSLETKYKRAEYGLTFTEKWNTDNTLGTEITIEDQIAKGLKLTFDTTFSPNTGKKSGKVKTAYKREYVNLGCDVDFDFAGPTIHGAGVVGYEGWLAGYQMTFDTAKSKMTQNNFAIGYKTGDFQLHTNVNDGAEFGGSIYQKVSDKLETAVNLAWTAGSNSTRFGIAAKYQLDKDASVSAKVNNNSLVGIGYTQTLRPGVKLTLAGLVDGKNINAGGHKLGLGLELEA